A stretch of the Balneola vulgaris DSM 17893 genome encodes the following:
- a CDS encoding 2-phosphosulfolactate phosphatase, giving the protein MARLEYMDVYFSVQAFQEEDLRGKSAVIIDVLRAASSMVTALNNGARKIIPVGAMEDAVRIAQTMDAKDYLLCGEQNGNTIEGFHLGNSPLEYTKEVVADKTLIINTTNGTKAIKKASLANKIYVGCFLNQQSILEGLKEHDDDVVLICSGWQGKMSLEDTLFAGSVIYEMCEGKLPENTKDGVKIAFSLYEKYKENLEQSIGTSDHAIRLKELVPDGDIPFVCQKNKFDVLPTMKDGILINFNG; this is encoded by the coding sequence ATGGCAAGACTAGAATACATGGACGTGTACTTTTCCGTGCAAGCCTTTCAAGAGGAAGATTTGCGAGGGAAGTCGGCGGTTATTATCGACGTACTGAGAGCAGCATCGTCTATGGTTACTGCACTGAATAATGGTGCGCGAAAGATTATCCCTGTGGGTGCAATGGAAGATGCAGTACGCATTGCCCAAACCATGGATGCTAAAGACTATCTACTTTGCGGGGAACAAAATGGGAACACCATCGAAGGATTTCACTTAGGAAATTCACCCTTAGAGTACACCAAAGAAGTGGTGGCTGATAAGACCTTAATTATCAATACCACCAATGGTACTAAAGCCATAAAAAAGGCTTCATTAGCCAACAAAATTTATGTAGGTTGTTTCTTAAACCAACAAAGTATCCTAGAAGGATTAAAAGAACACGACGATGATGTGGTTCTAATCTGCTCTGGGTGGCAGGGAAAAATGTCGTTAGAAGATACCTTATTTGCAGGTTCTGTAATCTACGAAATGTGTGAGGGTAAGCTTCCTGAGAATACAAAGGATGGCGTAAAGATTGCCTTTAGTTTATATGAAAAGTATAAAGAGAATTTAGAGCAATCGATTGGAACAAGTGATCACGCTATTCGTTTGAAGGAACTTGTACCTGATGGAGATATTCCTTTTGTTTGCCAAAAGAATAAATTTGATGTGCTGCCCACGATGAAAGATGGGATTCTAATAAATTTTAATGGCTAA
- a CDS encoding trimeric intracellular cation channel family protein, whose amino-acid sequence MTLISALDIIGTFVFAISGIRMAARKDMDIFGAAVVGFATAIGGGTMRDILLDSHPITWIADITYPIVILSAIPFTFLIRNRFNSITKPLFIFDTIGIALFTISGMEKALSFGLNPFMAGVMGMTSAVVGGVIRDVLCREVPLIFREEIYATACLMGALTFYLGIYFEVPENVNYIITTACIVGIRVAAIRYKLALPKMKA is encoded by the coding sequence ATGACTTTAATTTCTGCACTCGATATAATCGGTACCTTCGTGTTTGCAATTTCTGGAATTCGCATGGCCGCTCGTAAAGACATGGACATTTTCGGAGCTGCAGTGGTTGGCTTCGCCACGGCAATTGGTGGGGGTACAATGCGTGATATTTTATTAGACAGCCACCCCATTACTTGGATAGCCGACATCACCTACCCCATTGTAATACTTTCAGCAATCCCTTTTACTTTCTTGATTCGAAACCGATTCAATAGTATCACCAAGCCACTCTTTATTTTTGATACTATAGGGATCGCGCTATTCACTATCAGTGGTATGGAGAAAGCTTTGAGTTTTGGCTTAAACCCCTTTATGGCTGGAGTTATGGGCATGACCTCTGCGGTGGTTGGTGGGGTTATTCGTGATGTGCTCTGCCGTGAAGTACCACTAATATTCAGAGAAGAAATCTATGCCACGGCATGTTTGATGGGAGCTTTAACCTTCTACTTGGGCATCTATTTTGAAGTCCCTGAAAACGTAAACTACATCATCACTACAGCTTGTATAGTTGGAATTAGAGTTGCTGCCATTCGGTACAAACTAGCCCTTCCAAAAATGAAGGCATAA
- a CDS encoding RagB/SusD family nutrient uptake outer membrane protein, with protein sequence MKLSKLYIVLVVLIATGCDVLDQSPQTAISEDIAIRDQKSAEAALNGLYDQLQSGNYYGDNIQIMSDVTSDISQSVGTWDFYREMDTFVTSAGNLENRNLWFQLYQTVNHANNLIADVPSLSDASDAVKDEILGQAYFIRALAYFDLTRTFGGVPGVAGTLGVPLVLEPSRQIDENSFPSRATIADSYAQVDADLTQAASLLSGFSTPGRVSEPAVIALQARLALYLEDFTTAEDLATDVIDNYSFELVENFADIFTNENTSEAIFELQYNTTDGNGIRGWYFPSSRGGRGDIALHTDYANMVLARGADERGELIGFDSNVGVYYPTKYSKSGGDDNIQIIRLAEMYLNRAEARARKTPMDLVGALDDLNEIRNRAGLADTTGTGVDTQQEVLNAIELERGIEFMMEGHRWYDLVRTGRAITVLTNVERENSNPVSLADPDRMVFPIPSRDIDANPNLEQNDAWKAN encoded by the coding sequence ATGAAACTTTCAAAATTATATATAGTTCTTGTCGTATTGATAGCGACTGGGTGTGATGTTCTGGATCAATCTCCACAAACAGCTATCTCAGAAGACATCGCTATTCGAGACCAGAAAAGTGCAGAAGCCGCATTAAACGGCCTGTACGATCAACTTCAAAGTGGTAACTACTACGGCGATAACATTCAAATTATGAGTGATGTCACTTCCGACATTTCTCAGAGTGTTGGTACATGGGATTTCTATCGTGAGATGGATACTTTTGTAACCTCGGCGGGTAACTTGGAAAACAGAAACCTATGGTTTCAGTTATACCAAACGGTTAATCACGCAAATAACTTAATCGCAGATGTGCCTTCATTGAGTGATGCATCGGATGCAGTAAAAGATGAGATCCTAGGGCAAGCATACTTTATTCGTGCTTTAGCGTACTTTGATCTTACTCGTACCTTTGGTGGCGTTCCAGGCGTTGCAGGTACTTTAGGTGTGCCTTTAGTACTAGAGCCATCTCGTCAAATTGATGAGAATAGCTTCCCAAGTAGAGCTACGATTGCAGATTCCTATGCTCAAGTTGATGCTGATTTAACTCAAGCGGCTTCACTACTTTCTGGATTTTCAACTCCAGGTAGAGTATCAGAGCCAGCAGTTATAGCACTTCAAGCACGTTTAGCACTTTACTTAGAAGATTTCACTACAGCTGAAGATTTAGCTACCGATGTAATCGATAACTACAGTTTCGAACTAGTAGAAAACTTCGCTGATATTTTCACAAACGAAAATACCTCAGAAGCGATCTTTGAATTGCAGTACAACACTACAGATGGCAACGGTATTAGAGGATGGTACTTCCCATCTAGCCGTGGTGGTCGTGGTGATATCGCTCTTCATACTGATTATGCTAACATGGTATTAGCTCGTGGCGCTGATGAGCGCGGTGAGTTAATCGGTTTTGATTCAAATGTTGGTGTTTACTACCCAACTAAGTATTCAAAGTCAGGTGGAGATGATAACATCCAGATTATTCGTTTAGCTGAAATGTACCTAAACAGAGCGGAAGCGAGAGCTCGTAAAACTCCTATGGATTTAGTAGGGGCTTTAGACGATCTCAATGAAATCAGAAACCGTGCTGGTTTAGCTGATACAACTGGAACAGGTGTTGATACTCAGCAAGAAGTACTAAACGCAATTGAACTCGAAAGAGGCATTGAGTTTATGATGGAAGGCCACAGATGGTATGATCTAGTAAGAACAGGGCGTGCAATTACTGTACTTACTAATGTAGAGCGTGAGAACAGTAACCCTGTTTCGCTTGCTGATCCAGATCGCATGGTATTCCCAATTCCTTCTAGAGACATTGACGCTAACCCGAATCTAGAACAAAATGATGCCTGGAAGGCAAATTAA
- the gcvT gene encoding glycine cleavage system aminomethyltransferase GcvT codes for MTLKTTPFHAIHEKVGGKLVDFAGFEMPVQYKGIKIEHAAVRNDVGVFDVSHMGEFFVKGEHAMDLIQKVTVNDASKLVPGKAQYSCMCYEDGGIVDDLIVYMLAENEYMLVVNGANVDKDFDWISSQNTMNAELINESDEYALLAVQGPKAAQALQSLTDVEMDKVGFYAFTTGKLAGVDMIISGTGYTGEKGFELYFKTEGVDVQQVWDDIFEAGKDFGIEPCGLGARDTLRLEMGFALYGNDITKDTHPLEARLGWITKFDKGDFVGKEALQKIKEEGNTRQLVGFVMNDERNIPRHGYAIVNDSGEEIGVVTSGTMSITLGKGLGMAYVPKEMAKEGNTIKIAIRKKVGEATITRPPFIKK; via the coding sequence ATGACACTAAAGACTACTCCATTTCACGCCATTCACGAAAAAGTAGGCGGGAAGCTTGTTGATTTTGCCGGATTTGAAATGCCGGTTCAGTATAAAGGGATTAAAATTGAGCATGCAGCAGTACGTAATGATGTTGGTGTATTTGATGTGTCTCACATGGGGGAGTTCTTTGTAAAAGGAGAGCACGCTATGGATCTTATTCAAAAGGTAACAGTGAATGATGCATCTAAACTAGTTCCTGGAAAAGCGCAATATTCATGCATGTGCTATGAAGATGGTGGTATTGTTGATGACCTCATCGTATATATGTTAGCTGAAAACGAATACATGTTGGTGGTAAATGGCGCCAACGTAGACAAAGACTTTGATTGGATTTCGTCTCAAAACACAATGAATGCCGAGCTCATTAATGAGTCGGATGAGTATGCACTTCTGGCGGTTCAAGGCCCAAAAGCGGCACAAGCACTTCAGTCGCTTACAGATGTAGAAATGGATAAAGTAGGTTTTTATGCCTTCACTACAGGAAAGCTAGCCGGAGTAGATATGATTATCTCTGGAACGGGCTATACGGGTGAAAAAGGCTTTGAACTATACTTCAAAACTGAAGGGGTGGATGTTCAACAAGTATGGGATGATATCTTTGAAGCTGGAAAAGACTTTGGCATCGAGCCTTGTGGACTTGGAGCAAGAGATACCCTTCGCCTAGAAATGGGTTTTGCACTCTATGGAAATGATATCACAAAAGACACTCATCCATTGGAAGCTCGGTTAGGCTGGATTACCAAATTTGATAAAGGGGATTTTGTTGGAAAGGAAGCGCTTCAAAAGATTAAAGAAGAGGGTAACACACGCCAATTAGTTGGTTTTGTGATGAACGACGAGCGCAATATCCCACGTCATGGGTATGCTATTGTAAACGATAGCGGCGAAGAAATTGGAGTAGTAACAAGTGGAACAATGTCAATTACTTTAGGTAAGGGATTAGGTATGGCTTATGTTCCAAAAGAAATGGCAAAAGAAGGCAACACGATTAAAATAGCCATTCGTAAGAAAGTTGGAGAAGCTACGATTACAAGGCCTCCATTTATTAAGAAGTAG
- a CDS encoding FtsK/SpoIIIE family DNA translocase, with the protein MAKKKLNTSTTSNAGIDDHRKVEIIGIIIISIAILLGLSIVSYSPEDYQYARSISFLDLFDTDTTSRLVKNWLGPVGAYLSHFMVHQLFGYTSIILSVLMLFQGWHIFRRRPYKELGWITILGVWSTILLSAILAWFNINLVMPADSVWSGAAGLAISTILQNFTSSIGSIIILFVMAVITMLLLIDRDLQKSIDNLKLWIENIQHKLEDARIARAEKKEIKAQEREERLAARRAEREAKKADKEEAKVEKKAKKATPKKEEEEVTPPPTIDDIVARSHEEDLERIENEKKRSDEIDNRPRAALDKKLEEKEVIDEDGDDLEVAVYKGEGDEEAGERDLDKINRDKAKEVPVIRYKFPTIDLLDTPPGNRTEVDLEEIRENKRIILDKLKRHRIEIVGINAIVGPTVTLYELEPAPDVKISKIESYSNDLKMAMASKGLRMLTPIPGKSAVGIEVPNSSREMVYIKQVINTKKFVETDMTLPVAFGKTIENEVFMIDLAKMPHLLMAGATGSGKSVGVNTIITCLLYKCDPENLKFVMIDPKKIELALYRNIQNHFLAMLPNADEPIVTDTSKALETLNSVCKEMDDRYDLLKMALVRDIKAYNAKFKSGELDEDLGHRHLPYIVVIIDELADLMMTAGKQIEEPIARLAQLARAIGIHLVVATQRPSVNVITGTIKANFPARIAYQVASKVDSRTILDMGGADQLVGAGDMLFTNGAGMTRLQNAFVSTEEVERINAFIGQQAGYKEPFHLPIIQEDNAGIPDPLDDIDEMFESAAKVVILHQQGSVSLLQRKLKIGYNRAGRIIDQLFNAGIVGPYQGSTARDVLIDTEEELQEILDGLKDL; encoded by the coding sequence ATGGCTAAGAAAAAGCTAAATACATCTACTACTTCAAATGCCGGTATTGATGACCACCGTAAAGTGGAAATCATCGGTATTATCATCATTTCTATAGCCATCCTACTTGGGCTTAGTATAGTATCTTACTCTCCTGAAGACTACCAATATGCTCGGTCTATTTCTTTTCTCGATTTATTCGATACCGATACCACTTCCCGATTGGTTAAAAACTGGTTAGGTCCCGTTGGAGCATATCTTTCGCACTTTATGGTGCATCAGCTGTTTGGGTATACCAGTATAATCTTATCGGTTCTTATGTTATTCCAAGGGTGGCACATCTTTCGTCGCCGCCCTTATAAAGAGTTAGGGTGGATTACCATTTTAGGTGTTTGGAGCACCATTCTACTATCTGCTATTTTGGCTTGGTTTAATATCAACTTGGTTATGCCTGCCGACTCGGTTTGGAGTGGTGCTGCTGGATTAGCTATCTCAACCATACTTCAAAATTTCACAAGTAGCATTGGGTCTATCATTATTCTATTCGTGATGGCCGTAATTACTATGCTTTTATTAATTGATCGCGACTTACAGAAGTCGATTGATAACCTGAAGCTTTGGATCGAAAACATTCAGCATAAGTTAGAAGACGCACGTATTGCTCGTGCCGAGAAGAAAGAGATTAAGGCTCAAGAACGTGAAGAACGGTTAGCCGCACGTAGGGCCGAGCGAGAAGCTAAAAAGGCCGATAAAGAAGAAGCTAAAGTTGAGAAGAAAGCCAAAAAGGCTACGCCCAAAAAGGAGGAGGAAGAAGTAACGCCTCCACCAACGATAGATGATATCGTAGCTCGTTCTCATGAAGAAGACTTGGAACGCATTGAAAATGAAAAGAAGCGTTCAGATGAAATTGATAACCGTCCAAGAGCTGCTTTAGATAAGAAGCTAGAAGAAAAAGAAGTGATTGATGAAGACGGCGATGATTTAGAAGTGGCCGTTTATAAAGGAGAAGGCGACGAAGAAGCTGGCGAAAGAGATCTAGATAAGATCAATAGAGATAAAGCTAAGGAAGTACCGGTAATTCGTTACAAGTTCCCAACTATAGATTTGTTAGATACGCCTCCTGGGAATAGAACAGAAGTTGATTTAGAAGAAATTCGAGAGAATAAGCGCATAATTTTAGACAAACTTAAGCGCCACAGAATTGAAATTGTAGGCATCAACGCCATTGTTGGTCCAACCGTTACTTTGTATGAATTAGAGCCAGCTCCAGATGTAAAGATTAGCAAGATCGAAAGCTATTCCAACGACCTTAAAATGGCGATGGCGTCTAAAGGTTTGCGTATGCTTACTCCAATTCCGGGGAAATCGGCTGTGGGTATTGAAGTGCCGAATAGCTCACGCGAGATGGTGTACATCAAGCAGGTTATCAATACCAAAAAATTCGTTGAAACGGATATGACCTTACCGGTGGCTTTTGGTAAGACGATCGAGAATGAAGTGTTTATGATTGACCTAGCCAAAATGCCTCACCTGTTGATGGCAGGGGCTACAGGTTCAGGTAAATCGGTTGGTGTGAATACCATCATCACCTGTTTGTTATATAAGTGCGATCCAGAGAATTTGAAGTTTGTGATGATTGATCCTAAAAAGATCGAGCTTGCTCTGTATCGTAATATTCAGAATCACTTTTTGGCAATGCTCCCCAATGCCGACGAACCTATTGTAACGGATACTTCTAAAGCGCTAGAAACCTTGAACAGCGTTTGTAAGGAAATGGATGATCGCTACGATTTACTAAAGATGGCTTTAGTTCGTGACATCAAAGCATACAACGCTAAGTTTAAATCAGGTGAATTGGACGAAGACCTCGGCCATCGTCATCTGCCATATATTGTAGTTATTATTGATGAGCTTGCTGATTTAATGATGACGGCGGGTAAACAAATTGAGGAGCCGATTGCGAGACTTGCACAGCTTGCAAGGGCCATTGGTATTCACTTGGTAGTTGCTACCCAGCGTCCATCAGTAAACGTTATTACGGGTACCATCAAAGCAAACTTCCCTGCTCGTATTGCTTATCAAGTGGCATCGAAAGTGGATTCTAGAACCATTTTAGATATGGGTGGAGCCGATCAACTTGTAGGCGCAGGAGACATGCTCTTTACCAATGGCGCAGGTATGACTCGTCTCCAGAATGCATTCGTATCCACCGAAGAGGTAGAGCGTATTAATGCATTTATTGGGCAACAAGCTGGGTATAAGGAACCTTTTCATCTGCCAATCATTCAAGAAGACAATGCAGGCATCCCTGATCCGTTAGATGACATAGACGAAATGTTTGAGTCGGCAGCGAAAGTGGTAATCTTGCATCAGCAAGGATCAGTATCGTTGCTTCAAAGAAAGTTGAAAATCGGTTATAACAGAGCCGGAAGAATCATAGATCAATTATTTAATGCAGGAATTGTTGGACCATATCAAGGCAGTACCGCTCGCGATGTACTCATCGACACCGAAGAAGAACTTCAAGAAATCTTGGATGGTCTTAAGGATTTGTAG
- a CDS encoding Mrp/NBP35 family ATP-binding protein: protein MSINKEQIKTALAHVLHPTEKQDLISLDMIQDIIIQDKYITFTLEMPEKNDVLANDLKAKCEGAIKKFIDAEAIVDIQVGINVSKRKKVEDTPQQQAEPQQILPGVKNIIAVASGKGGVGKSTMAVNIASALAKTGAKVGLMDTDIYGPSIPTMFNTFERPNITTQKKLIPVEKHGIKMVSMGFLVDVNQAIVWRGPMATSAIKQFMTEVEWGELDYMVLDLPPGTGDIQLTIVQTVPLSGAVIVSTPQVVALDDVRKGVAMFKKVNVPVLGVIENMSYFVPPDMPEKKYHIFGEGGAKRLAEELNVPVLGEIPLDQPIREAGDNGTPIVIADEEAASAQALIKATENMQNELTRRATEVNSTKKVDIKFRP, encoded by the coding sequence ATGTCTATCAACAAAGAGCAAATCAAGACCGCTCTTGCTCACGTTTTACACCCCACAGAAAAACAGGATCTTATCTCCCTTGATATGATCCAAGATATCATCATTCAGGACAAGTACATCACCTTTACTTTAGAGATGCCTGAGAAAAATGATGTACTCGCCAACGACCTAAAGGCTAAGTGCGAAGGGGCCATCAAAAAATTTATTGACGCAGAAGCTATTGTAGATATACAAGTTGGTATCAATGTGTCGAAACGCAAGAAAGTTGAAGATACCCCTCAACAACAAGCTGAGCCTCAGCAGATACTTCCTGGCGTAAAAAACATCATTGCTGTAGCCTCTGGTAAAGGCGGAGTAGGTAAGTCTACAATGGCGGTTAATATCGCTTCAGCCCTTGCTAAAACAGGAGCTAAAGTAGGACTCATGGATACCGATATCTATGGACCTAGTATTCCTACCATGTTCAATACTTTTGAACGCCCTAACATCACTACCCAAAAGAAATTAATCCCTGTTGAAAAACATGGCATTAAAATGGTTTCAATGGGCTTTTTAGTAGATGTGAACCAAGCTATAGTTTGGAGAGGGCCAATGGCTACCAGCGCTATTAAACAGTTTATGACAGAAGTGGAATGGGGCGAACTCGATTATATGGTATTGGATCTTCCTCCTGGAACAGGAGACATCCAGTTAACCATCGTTCAAACTGTACCTTTGAGTGGGGCCGTTATTGTATCTACCCCTCAAGTGGTGGCCCTTGATGACGTTCGCAAAGGAGTGGCTATGTTCAAGAAAGTAAATGTACCTGTACTTGGCGTTATTGAGAACATGTCGTACTTCGTACCACCAGATATGCCTGAAAAGAAATACCATATATTTGGAGAAGGTGGTGCTAAACGCTTAGCTGAAGAGCTTAATGTACCTGTACTTGGTGAAATCCCATTAGATCAGCCTATTCGTGAAGCGGGCGATAATGGTACACCTATTGTTATTGCAGATGAAGAAGCAGCATCAGCTCAAGCTTTAATTAAAGCTACTGAAAACATGCAGAATGAACTTACACGTAGAGCTACTGAAGTTAATTCTACGAAGAAGGTGGACATTAAATTCCGTCCATAA
- a CDS encoding SusC/RagA family TonB-linked outer membrane protein produces the protein MKDKLLSILGLRHGIPSKCIKGGLVLGLTFIVTMLPVSELFAQFTVRGTITSATDGSTLTGANVQEKGTTTGTTTGIDGSYELEISGPNAVLIFSYLGFIRQEIPVSGRNTINVQLEEDTMMLGDLVVIGYGKQSKKTITGSVTSVSAEEIQNVAAAGTDQLLQGRAAGVQISSNSGTPGGGVFVKIRGTTSISGGSDPLYVVDGVPIETGSFGLGTGGGTTSAIADLDPTDIESVEILKDASATAIYGARAANGVVLITTKRGNNSEPTVKFSTYYGFDEPVKMPDLVSGPEFEMLMNEAARNNGKTEPYANPANAIDTDWADTVFRTGTIRNYDVDFIGGNENVRYAISGSNFSQEGVVKPTKFERSSARVNLDLDINEKLSFGTSMIYSYSSRNRARNNDNITGILGGVYFLPPNIPVYQNDGSYTKFSIFENPVAAATEIDFDMNVSRFIGNAFVQYDFQPGLTFKSSWSFDNNIIKEDRYDNTFTNNGAAVNGNALSSVAVNRTFTGENTLNYSTSFDLHNFSTVVGTSVQESEFERTTATGQQFPSNDFRRITDAAVQTSSSTGTSWGILSFFGRVQYDYDQKYLATVTVRRDGSSRFGKNNRWGTFPSMALGWVISEEDFFDFESINSLKLRVSYGVTGNQGGIGNFQAQGLWGGASYTDSPGTTPVQLSNPDLKWETTNQLDVGFDLTILDEKVTVHFDYYEKLTKDLLLAVPVPMSTGFNELVQNFGELENKGMELGITADIIQDQDFSWDVNFNIAGNRNKILKLAAPFNVYNRDIYRYQEGFPMYSFYFHEQIGVDPQTGAPIFTDVDGDGTFNPNVDRKIVGDANPDFFGGFTNNFNYKNFDLSVFFQYSYGNKQLHWSRFFQEHGGARNTSFLRTQLDRWQQPGDVTMVPKMESANYAGNLRPSRFVEDGSYLRLKNVTLGYNVPAEFLTDMGVGISRVRLYVTGQNLLTFTKYSGLDPEVTATASTALTRGIEFYTIPQSRSVMGGINITF, from the coding sequence ATGAAGGATAAATTGTTATCTATATTGGGATTACGGCATGGAATTCCTAGTAAGTGCATAAAGGGGGGCTTGGTATTAGGGCTCACTTTTATTGTGACAATGCTTCCGGTTTCGGAATTGTTTGCACAGTTCACAGTTCGAGGTACTATTACCTCCGCAACTGATGGAAGTACACTTACAGGAGCGAATGTCCAAGAAAAAGGAACAACTACAGGAACTACTACGGGAATAGATGGTTCGTATGAATTAGAAATTTCAGGGCCAAATGCGGTTTTAATTTTTTCTTACCTAGGTTTTATTAGGCAAGAAATTCCAGTTTCGGGACGAAACACAATCAATGTACAACTAGAAGAAGACACCATGATGCTTGGTGACCTAGTAGTTATTGGTTATGGTAAGCAAAGTAAAAAGACGATTACAGGTTCTGTAACATCTGTAAGCGCTGAAGAAATTCAAAATGTGGCGGCAGCCGGTACCGATCAGCTTCTACAAGGTAGAGCAGCCGGTGTTCAAATTAGCTCCAACTCTGGTACTCCAGGTGGCGGTGTATTCGTAAAGATTCGTGGTACTACCTCTATTTCAGGTGGAAGTGACCCTCTTTATGTTGTTGATGGTGTGCCGATCGAAACAGGAAGTTTCGGTTTAGGAACTGGTGGTGGTACTACAAGTGCTATTGCTGATTTAGATCCTACCGATATTGAGTCTGTTGAGATACTTAAAGATGCCTCAGCTACAGCTATTTATGGTGCTCGTGCAGCAAATGGTGTTGTCCTTATCACAACAAAGCGTGGTAACAACTCAGAGCCAACAGTAAAATTCAGCACCTACTACGGTTTTGATGAACCTGTTAAAATGCCAGATCTAGTTTCAGGTCCTGAGTTTGAAATGTTAATGAATGAGGCAGCTCGTAATAACGGAAAGACTGAACCATATGCAAACCCAGCAAATGCTATTGATACAGATTGGGCGGATACGGTATTCAGAACGGGTACTATCAGAAACTACGATGTAGACTTCATTGGTGGTAACGAAAACGTTCGTTATGCGATTTCAGGTTCTAACTTCAGCCAAGAAGGTGTTGTGAAGCCAACGAAATTTGAGAGAAGTTCAGCTCGTGTAAACTTGGATTTAGATATCAACGAAAAGCTTTCGTTCGGTACTAGTATGATTTACTCATACTCATCAAGAAACCGTGCTCGTAACAATGATAACATTACTGGTATTCTTGGTGGTGTGTACTTCTTACCTCCAAACATTCCAGTGTACCAGAACGACGGTTCATACACGAAGTTCAGTATCTTTGAGAACCCAGTGGCAGCAGCTACTGAAATCGATTTTGATATGAATGTAAGCCGTTTCATCGGAAACGCTTTCGTACAGTACGACTTCCAACCAGGCTTAACTTTTAAAAGTAGCTGGAGTTTTGATAACAACATTATCAAAGAAGATCGTTACGACAACACCTTTACTAACAACGGTGCTGCTGTAAACGGTAACGCACTTTCTAGTGTGGCTGTAAACAGAACATTCACTGGTGAAAATACTCTTAACTACTCAACAAGCTTTGACCTACACAACTTCAGTACGGTAGTAGGTACATCGGTACAAGAGTCAGAATTTGAGCGCACTACAGCAACAGGTCAGCAGTTCCCAAGTAACGACTTCCGTCGTATTACTGATGCGGCTGTACAAACTTCATCTTCAACGGGTACAAGCTGGGGTATTCTTTCATTCTTCGGTCGTGTTCAGTACGATTACGATCAGAAGTACTTAGCTACGGTAACTGTTCGTCGTGATGGTTCATCTCGTTTCGGTAAGAACAACCGTTGGGGTACATTCCCATCGATGGCACTAGGTTGGGTTATCTCAGAAGAAGATTTCTTTGACTTTGAAAGCATCAACAGCTTAAAACTTCGTGTTAGTTACGGTGTAACCGGTAACCAAGGTGGTATCGGAAACTTCCAAGCACAAGGCCTATGGGGCGGTGCAAGTTATACCGACTCGCCAGGAACAACTCCTGTTCAGTTATCTAACCCTGATCTTAAGTGGGAAACAACCAACCAGCTTGATGTTGGATTCGATTTAACAATCTTAGATGAAAAAGTGACGGTTCACTTCGATTACTACGAGAAGTTAACGAAGGATCTACTACTTGCGGTACCAGTACCAATGAGTACAGGATTTAACGAATTAGTACAGAACTTCGGTGAGCTAGAAAACAAAGGTATGGAATTAGGTATTACAGCCGACATCATCCAAGACCAAGACTTTAGCTGGGATGTTAACTTCAACATTGCAGGTAACAGAAATAAGATTCTAAAGCTTGCTGCTCCGTTTAACGTATACAACCGTGATATCTACCGTTACCAGGAAGGTTTCCCAATGTATTCGTTCTATTTCCATGAGCAAATTGGTGTAGACCCTCAAACGGGTGCTCCTATCTTTACGGATGTGGATGGCGATGGTACTTTCAACCCGAATGTTGACCGTAAGATTGTTGGTGATGCAAACCCTGATTTCTTCGGTGGATTCACAAACAACTTCAACTATAAGAACTTCGATTTATCTGTGTTCTTCCAGTATAGCTACGGTAACAAGCAGCTTCACTGGAGTCGATTCTTCCAAGAGCATGGTGGGGCAAGAAACACAAGTTTCTTAAGAACACAGCTTGATAGATGGCAGCAACCAGGTGATGTAACGATGGTTCCAAAAATGGAAAGCGCTAACTACGCTGGTAACTTACGTCCATCGCGATTTGTGGAAGACGGTTCTTACCTACGTTTGAAGAATGTAACTCTTGGCTACAATGTGCCAGCTGAATTCTTAACCGATATGGGTGTTGGGATTTCAAGAGTTCGTTTATACGTAACGGGTCAGAACTTGCTAACCTTTACTAAGTACTCTGGGCTAGATCCAGAAGTAACAGCTACAGCTTCTACAGCGCTAACTAGAGGTATTGAATTCTATACAATTCCTCAGTCGCGTTCTGTTATGGGCGGTATTAACATCACATTTTAA